In Bacillus sp. NP247, one DNA window encodes the following:
- a CDS encoding cytoplasmic protein encodes MLTFLFELDKAIPQKDEPRYAAYTKGFIEGDLTICVGDRVLFQKSCMKVAELGIYLGQWMEQVQHGQNVHMNYETIDRDEIILGFFYEEDDQWRISSSWQQFELHERISTTTLVGSVQRYLYELNKELRAIEYPVTFDQYLRGERMMQLSYKRPCDSKADTTSIEVYNESKQVGVVRGYYKNTLMKVLDFIPKVGSNIIYEIKDSKDTIRVIAKDVSRQRQRRILVTYKDNNDVEHEILVCDGKLLDANFLFTFTYKREEYVVHKTSIGLGKLLRKGYVIADWNIRLEEDMYYIEMNVYDDDYMQDQYLLLGVFHAVLYG; translated from the coding sequence ATGTTAACGTTTTTATTTGAGTTAGACAAGGCTATTCCACAGAAGGATGAGCCACGGTATGCTGCTTATACTAAGGGCTTTATTGAAGGGGATTTAACGATTTGTGTGGGTGACAGAGTACTTTTTCAAAAGTCATGCATGAAGGTCGCAGAGCTCGGCATTTATTTAGGACAGTGGATGGAACAAGTGCAACACGGGCAGAACGTACATATGAATTATGAAACGATTGACCGTGATGAGATAATTCTTGGCTTCTTTTATGAAGAGGACGATCAGTGGAGAATTTCTTCCAGTTGGCAACAATTTGAACTTCATGAGCGTATCTCTACTACAACATTAGTAGGGAGCGTTCAACGCTATTTATATGAGCTAAACAAGGAACTGCGCGCGATAGAATATCCTGTGACGTTTGATCAGTACTTAAGAGGAGAGCGAATGATGCAGCTTTCTTACAAACGACCGTGTGATAGTAAAGCGGATACGACGTCGATAGAGGTTTACAATGAAAGCAAACAAGTAGGCGTAGTACGAGGCTATTATAAAAATACGTTGATGAAAGTACTAGATTTCATTCCAAAAGTTGGTAGTAATATCATTTATGAAATAAAGGATAGTAAGGACACTATTCGCGTCATTGCAAAGGATGTAAGTAGGCAGCGCCAAAGAAGGATTTTAGTAACGTACAAAGATAATAATGATGTAGAGCATGAAATACTTGTATGTGACGGAAAGTTATTGGATGCAAATTTCTTATTTACCTTTACATATAAGAGAGAAGAATATGTTGTTCACAAAACTTCAATTGGGCTTGGAAAGTTATTACGAAAGGGCTATGTAATTGCAGATTGGAATATTCGTCTTGAGGAAGATATGTATTACATCGAGATGAATGTATATGATGATGACTATATGCAGGATCAATACTTACTGTTAGGCGTATTTCATGCGGTTTTGTATGGGTAA
- a CDS encoding DUF3796 domain-containing protein, with translation MKTTWIKYLGFLGFFGFLGFFYEKGLFTMFCFFSFFTSYRMVQHDELFEQIVNKSCRNAFIVTLLTTAIIMFIEMLFPNPILQEIDIAIIFSTLILTFSFSMFFYDKPVDEMEDAPWRS, from the coding sequence ATGAAAACAACTTGGATTAAATATTTAGGTTTTCTCGGTTTCTTCGGTTTTCTCGGCTTTTTTTATGAAAAAGGATTATTTACTATGTTCTGTTTCTTCTCCTTTTTCACATCGTATAGAATGGTTCAACACGATGAACTGTTTGAACAAATCGTCAATAAATCGTGCCGCAATGCATTTATCGTTACATTACTAACTACCGCTATCATTATGTTCATTGAAATGCTATTTCCAAATCCAATCTTACAAGAGATTGATATCGCTATTATTTTCAGCACACTCATTCTTACGTTCAGTTTCTCTATGTTCTTTTACGATAAACCTGTTGATGAAATGGAAGATGCGCCATGGCGTTCGTGA
- a CDS encoding DinB family protein: MEQSDKAFSQALVKSLRGERGHLPIKNALLDIDVALAGKRREELPYSIYQLVKHMTYWQDFLLLSAQGKKPALPAHVKESWPEEEWPGNEEEWQQIIQYFLQGIEQACTIAQTVQLDKTLEEWPGETPGGVLRNIASHNSYHLGEIVLIRRLFSAWPPPTGGYPV, from the coding sequence ATGGAGCAATCAGATAAAGCATTTAGTCAGGCACTAGTAAAATCGTTAAGAGGAGAACGAGGACATCTTCCCATCAAGAATGCTTTGTTGGATATAGACGTGGCGCTTGCGGGAAAACGCAGAGAGGAACTGCCTTATTCTATTTATCAATTAGTAAAACACATGACCTATTGGCAAGATTTTCTCTTATTATCCGCTCAGGGAAAGAAGCCAGCATTGCCTGCCCATGTAAAAGAGAGCTGGCCTGAAGAAGAATGGCCTGGCAATGAAGAAGAGTGGCAACAAATTATTCAGTATTTTCTTCAAGGGATTGAACAGGCATGCACGATTGCCCAAACTGTTCAATTGGATAAAACATTGGAGGAATGGCCTGGTGAAACCCCTGGTGGCGTTCTACGCAATATTGCATCTCATAACTCCTACCATTTAGGAGAAATTGTGCTGATTCGCAGATTATTTAGTGCTTGGCCACCGCCAACAGGCGGATATCCGGTCTAA
- a CDS encoding helix-turn-helix transcriptional regulator, producing the protein MAFVTKIKEYRAKLNMTQEDLAKQVGVRRETISHLEKGKYNPSLQLAHDIAKVLHSTIDEIFIFED; encoded by the coding sequence ATGGCGTTCGTGACGAAAATAAAAGAATACCGCGCCAAATTGAACATGACACAAGAAGATTTAGCGAAACAAGTTGGTGTACGTCGTGAAACGATTAGCCACCTTGAAAAAGGAAAGTATAACCCTTCCTTACAGCTTGCTCACGATATAGCGAAGGTACTACATAGTACGATTGATGAGATTTTTATTTTTGAGGATTGA
- a CDS encoding phosphotransferase family protein — protein MKRTYESGDKMIHTRLKAEELRGNLTTILSQEYKELAVQDLKVIGTGVQNIVFRGDSEKGPLAFRVPWEREVENINEDVFNSRISLQKEAELSKFCNSKGIPVPRIHGLHLSTDLDFLISDYVATDHMPISAYKIGELVNKLHSMPIKGLHYEQNIKEPISKYIAERIVKRVEGFNTITNCGIKLPDAQTIEHILSTANHVKCLLHMDIRPANLIGYNGEVKAMVDWDNALIGHPLLELMRIAETNEVSWDEFKDGYKNDSIFNATPHIVNLFYRLDTAVMLANLFIAHLKIKDKGVFYKERVKALYNEIYKSL, from the coding sequence ATGAAAAGAACTTACGAATCGGGGGATAAAATGATCCATACACGTTTAAAAGCAGAGGAGTTAAGGGGAAATTTAACAACAATATTAAGTCAAGAATATAAGGAATTAGCTGTGCAGGATTTAAAGGTGATTGGAACGGGAGTGCAAAATATCGTATTTCGCGGAGATTCAGAAAAAGGGCCATTAGCATTTCGAGTGCCGTGGGAAAGAGAAGTAGAAAATATAAATGAAGATGTATTTAATAGTCGGATTTCGTTGCAAAAGGAAGCAGAGCTTTCTAAGTTTTGCAATTCAAAAGGCATTCCAGTACCAAGGATACACGGATTGCATCTTTCTACCGACCTTGATTTTTTGATTTCAGATTATGTGGCTACAGATCATATGCCTATTTCTGCTTATAAAATAGGAGAACTAGTTAATAAACTTCATAGTATGCCAATTAAAGGTTTACATTACGAGCAGAATATTAAAGAGCCAATTAGTAAGTATATAGCGGAACGCATTGTGAAACGAGTAGAAGGTTTTAATACAATTACGAATTGTGGTATTAAACTTCCAGATGCACAAACAATTGAACATATTCTTAGTACAGCTAATCATGTAAAGTGTTTATTACATATGGACATTCGACCAGCCAATTTAATTGGGTATAATGGAGAAGTTAAAGCAATGGTTGATTGGGATAACGCTTTAATTGGTCATCCATTATTGGAGCTTATGAGAATAGCTGAAACAAATGAGGTTAGTTGGGATGAATTTAAAGATGGATATAAGAATGATAGTATCTTTAATGCTACCCCTCATATTGTTAATTTATTTTATAGACTAGATACAGCGGTCATGCTAGCAAACTTATTTATAGCACATTTGAAAATAAAGGATAAAGGTGTATTCTATAAAGAGCGAGTCAAAGCACTTTATAATGAAATATATAAAAGCTTATAA
- a CDS encoding tyrosine-protein phosphatase, with translation MGQQRNWLQATVERNEATTLQIKWENNIEEVKIYWSNSPDHIEENGELLVTVNGESSCIIENPSENERPYFRLVGNNGQAVTVAERRLPLQGAFNFRDMGGYETTEGRKVKWGKLYRSEELAGLTEWDIEYLQKSGLKLICDYRTDFEVKHKPNPGITGARQVCLPVMQDLAKDLNINEFFQVGDLSMLGKPGEYLVKMNQDFVDGNEAFISFLQLAQNPENLPLVNHCTAGKDRTGFGSALLLLLLGVPEKTVMEDYLLSNGFREKLNEKMMAFLGAKLQNDESRAILGAMFEARAEYLQAAIDEIQKQYGSVEAYAEKALGFTKESLEEMKVLLLEDK, from the coding sequence ATGGGGCAGCAAAGAAATTGGTTACAAGCAACTGTAGAAAGAAATGAAGCTACTACGTTACAAATAAAGTGGGAAAATAATATAGAAGAAGTGAAAATTTATTGGAGTAATTCACCAGATCATATTGAAGAAAATGGTGAATTACTTGTAACGGTAAATGGAGAATCATCATGTATAATTGAAAACCCGAGTGAGAATGAGCGTCCCTATTTTAGGTTAGTAGGAAATAATGGACAAGCAGTTACAGTAGCTGAGCGTAGATTGCCACTACAAGGAGCGTTTAACTTCCGTGATATGGGAGGATATGAAACGACTGAAGGCCGTAAAGTAAAATGGGGCAAATTGTACCGTTCTGAAGAATTAGCAGGATTAACAGAATGGGATATCGAGTATTTACAGAAGTCGGGCTTAAAATTAATTTGTGATTACCGTACAGACTTTGAAGTAAAGCATAAGCCGAATCCAGGCATTACAGGTGCTCGCCAAGTATGCTTACCAGTTATGCAAGACTTAGCGAAAGATTTAAATATAAATGAGTTTTTCCAAGTTGGTGACCTATCTATGTTAGGGAAACCAGGCGAATACCTTGTGAAAATGAATCAAGATTTCGTCGATGGCAACGAGGCTTTCATAAGCTTTTTACAACTCGCACAAAACCCGGAAAACTTACCGTTAGTAAACCACTGTACAGCTGGAAAAGACCGTACTGGATTTGGCTCAGCATTATTACTACTTTTACTAGGTGTACCAGAAAAAACAGTAATGGAAGACTACTTACTAAGTAACGGTTTTCGTGAAAAGTTAAACGAAAAAATGATGGCCTTTTTAGGTGCGAAATTACAAAACGATGAAAGTAGAGCAATATTAGGTGCAATGTTTGAAGCGCGCGCTGAGTATTTACAAGCTGCGATTGATGAAATCCAAAAGCAATACGGATCAGTTGAAGCATATGCTGAAAAAGCTCTTGGCTTTACGAAAGAGTCGTTAGAGGAAATGAAAGTGTTATTGCTAGAAGATAAATAA
- a CDS encoding YjjG family noncanonical pyrimidine nucleotidase, protein MKYKVILFDVDDTLLDFPETERNALHNAFVQFGMPTGYDDYLASYKEISNGLWSDLENKMITLGELAVDRFRQLFELHSIEVDAQQFSDVYLEKLGKEVHLIEGAVQLCENLQDCKLGIITNGYTKVQQSRIGNSPLSNFFEHIIISEDVGHQKPAREIFDYAFEKLGITDKSSVLMVGDSLTSDMKGGEDYRIDTCWYNPSLKENATSVKPTYEVESLLQILEIVEVAEEKVSSF, encoded by the coding sequence ATGAAATACAAAGTAATACTATTCGATGTAGATGACACATTATTAGATTTCCCTGAAACGGAAAGAAACGCATTACATAACGCGTTTGTACAGTTCGGCATGCCTACAGGGTATGATGATTACCTTGCAAGTTATAAAGAGATTAGTAATGGATTATGGAGCGATCTAGAAAATAAAATGATTACGCTAGGTGAATTAGCGGTAGATCGATTTAGACAATTATTTGAACTTCATAGTATAGAAGTAGATGCGCAGCAATTTAGTGATGTATACCTTGAAAAATTAGGGAAAGAAGTACATCTTATAGAAGGTGCAGTGCAATTATGTGAGAATCTTCAAGATTGCAAGTTAGGTATCATTACGAATGGATATACAAAAGTACAACAATCAAGAATTGGGAATTCGCCTTTAAGTAACTTCTTTGAACATATTATTATTTCTGAAGATGTTGGCCATCAAAAACCGGCACGTGAGATTTTTGATTATGCATTTGAGAAGCTTGGGATTACTGATAAATCAAGTGTACTAATGGTTGGAGATTCACTAACTTCAGATATGAAGGGCGGAGAAGATTACCGCATTGATACTTGTTGGTATAATCCGAGTCTGAAAGAGAATGCGACGAGTGTTAAGCCGACTTATGAAGTGGAGAGTCTGCTACAAATTTTAGAAATTGTGGAAGTCGCGGAAGAAAAGGTATCCTCATTTTAA